A genomic window from Salvia miltiorrhiza cultivar Shanhuang (shh) chromosome 5, IMPLAD_Smil_shh, whole genome shotgun sequence includes:
- the LOC131024486 gene encoding probable WRKY transcription factor 41, which translates to MESACSLEYKTVINELVQGMEKAKQLHSHLCSTSPSRAQDLLMQRILSSYEKALLILNPKEHTPPPSAAAVDSPISVVDGICRSEDLNNSFRDNQDYNASKKRKMQPTWMEQVKVNPENGLEGPADDGYSWRKYGQKDILGARYPRSYYRCTYRLVQNCWATKQVQRSDDDPTVFEITYKGTHTCNQSTNAPVVPPPVSQEKQELQQQSQALLKLKASLRVNTDTGNSETMPAHFSFPSTYELCDTDNHYISFSDLVGDGNLGAYSPLFLSPATSETNYFSPAPHHMVSFGGSQGYQHTESDIADIVSAHASTTNSPIGSMDFPIDPLELDPNFPFNTSGFFR; encoded by the exons ATGGAGAGCGCGTGTAGCTTGGAATACAAGACGGTGATCAACGAGCTCGTGCAGGGCATGGAGAAAGCCAAGCAGCTCCATTCCCATCTCTGCTCCACGTCCCCGTCTCGAGCTCAGGACCTGCTCATGCAGAGGATCCTATCCTCGTACGAGAAGGCCTTGCTCATCCTCAACCCCAAGGAACACACTCCACCACCCTCGGCAGCCGCTGTCGACTCACCAATATCTGTCGTTGACGGAATCTGCAGAAGTGAGGACTTGAACAATAGTTTCAGGGACAATCAAGACTACAATGCATCCAAAAAGAG AAAGATGCAGCCAACGTGGATGGAACAAGTGAAAGTTAACCCTGAAAACGGACTCGAAGGACCTGCTGATGATGGATATAGTTGGAGAAAATATGGGCAGAAAGACATTCTAGGAGCTAGATATCCCAG GAGCTATTACCGTTGCACTTACCGTCTTGTCCAAAACTGCTGGGCCACGAAGCAAGTGCAAAGATCCGACGACGACCCAACTGTATTTGAGATCACTTACAAAGGGACGCACACGTGCAACCAGTCGACCAATGCACCAGTAGTCCCCCCACCAGTGTCACAGGAGAAGCAAGAATTGCAGCAACAGAGTCAAGCACTTTTGAAATTGAAAGCAAGCCTAAGAGTGAACACGGACACCGGCAACTCGGAGACGATGCCAGCTCACTTCTCCTTTCCATCCACATATGAGTTATGTGACACAGATAATCACTACATTTCATTCTCTGATCTCGTTGGTGATGGTAATTTGGGAGCATATTCTCCACTGTTTCTATCTCCGGCCACCTCAGAAACAAACTACTTCTCCCCCGCCCCTCACCATATGGTGAGCTTCGGAGGGTCTCAAGGTTATCAACACACGGAATCTGATATTGCGGACATTGTTTCAGCCCATGCATCAACAACCAACTCCCCAATCGGGAGCATGGACTTCCCGATTGATCCGTTAGAACTGGATCCGAATTTCCCATTTAACACCTCCGGATTTTTCAGATGA
- the LOC131024487 gene encoding uncharacterized protein LOC131024487 isoform X2, which produces MVCGGIMFPIDSWAADVDSPAIASQLSAFSLLPYFGFLYFITKSKSAPALTLFGFYFLLAFVAAAIPAGIYAKVHYVKSLANVDWLHGGAESLLMFTNLFIVLGLRKALREAQHQSVTSQVKDEEQSPV; this is translated from the exons ATGGTGTGCGGTGGGATTATGTTTCCAATCGATTCATGGGCGGCGGACGTTGATTCTCCGGCGATTGCTTCGCAGCTCTctgctttctctctcttacCTTATTTCGGTTTCTTGTATTTTATCACCAAATCAAAATCTGCCCCAGCCCTCACGCTTTTTGGATTCTACTTCTTGCTCGCCTTTGTGGCTGCCGCCA TTCCAGCAGGAATCTATG CAAAGGTACACTATGTGAAATCCTTGGCCAATGTCGACTGGTTGCACGGTGGAGCCGAGTCACTGCTTATGTTCACCAACCTATTCATAGTGTTGGGCCTCAGGAAGGCTCTTAGGGAAGCTCAACACCAAAGTGTCACTTCTCAAGTCAAAGACGAGGAGCAGTCACCTGTATAG
- the LOC131024487 gene encoding uncharacterized protein LOC131024487 isoform X1: MVSYPHIQIRFRNPVFLVSSLFNDCSFRENSWSSTLTLKKQFQLKYWAQTVNIRSRRSGKAMVCGGIMFPIDSWAADVDSPAIASQLSAFSLLPYFGFLYFITKSKSAPALTLFGFYFLLAFVAAAIPAGIYAKVHYVKSLANVDWLHGGAESLLMFTNLFIVLGLRKALREAQHQSVTSQVKDEEQSPV, from the exons ATGGTTAGCTATCCGCATATTCAAATCCGCTTCAGGAATCCAGTATTTCTGGTTTCATCCTTGTTCAACGATTGCAGCTTCAGAGAAAATTCATGGAGCTCCACCCTCACTTTGAAGAAGCAATTCCAACTCAAATACTGGGCTCAAACTGTAAACATAAGATCTCGAAGAAGCGGAAAAGCCATGGTGTGCGGTGGGATTATGTTTCCAATCGATTCATGGGCGGCGGACGTTGATTCTCCGGCGATTGCTTCGCAGCTCTctgctttctctctcttacCTTATTTCGGTTTCTTGTATTTTATCACCAAATCAAAATCTGCCCCAGCCCTCACGCTTTTTGGATTCTACTTCTTGCTCGCCTTTGTGGCTGCCGCCA TTCCAGCAGGAATCTATG CAAAGGTACACTATGTGAAATCCTTGGCCAATGTCGACTGGTTGCACGGTGGAGCCGAGTCACTGCTTATGTTCACCAACCTATTCATAGTGTTGGGCCTCAGGAAGGCTCTTAGGGAAGCTCAACACCAAAGTGTCACTTCTCAAGTCAAAGACGAGGAGCAGTCACCTGTATAG